One segment of Streptomyces sp. TG1A-8 DNA contains the following:
- a CDS encoding chaplin, giving the protein MSRIAKAAAVALGTGAVLIGGAGLALADAGAEGAAVGSPGVLSGNVVQVPVHIPVNVCGNTVNVVGLLNPAAGNVCVNDGGHRKADKSASGSYGD; this is encoded by the coding sequence ATGTCTCGCATCGCGAAGGCAGCCGCCGTGGCCCTCGGCACCGGCGCCGTGCTGATCGGGGGGGCCGGGCTCGCCCTGGCCGACGCGGGCGCCGAGGGAGCGGCCGTCGGCTCGCCCGGCGTGCTGTCCGGCAACGTGGTACAGGTTCCGGTGCACATCCCGGTCAACGTGTGCGGCAACACCGTCAACGTGGTCGGCCTGCTGAACCCGGCCGCCGGCAACGTCTGCGTCAACGACGGCGGCCACCGGAAGGCCGACAAGTCCGCTTCGGGCAGCTACGGCGACTGA
- a CDS encoding D-2-hydroxyacid dehydrogenase family protein, with amino-acid sequence MRLRCAVLDDFQGVAAGSADWSVIGERVEVVALREHPESEDALAAALGGFDIVVTLRERVPFPGTLIARLPRLKLLVASGMRNGVIDYAAAEAHGVTVCGTASASTPPVELTWALLLGLARGIVQESNALRSGGPWQSTVGADLHGRRLGLLGLGRIGSRVARVGLAFGMRVSAWSRNLTGERAGEVGVELAASKEELLAGSDFVSVHLALGDRTRGLVGAPELALLKPTAYLVNTSRAAIVDQDALLAALHEGRIAGAGVDVFDVEPLPADHPMRTAPRLLATPHLGYVSRANYATYYGQAVEDIQAYLAGSPVRRLP; translated from the coding sequence GTCGCGCTGCGCGAGCACCCGGAGTCGGAGGACGCCCTCGCCGCGGCCCTCGGCGGCTTCGACATCGTGGTGACCCTGCGCGAACGCGTCCCCTTCCCCGGGACGCTGATCGCCCGGCTGCCCCGGCTGAAACTGCTCGTCGCCTCCGGCATGCGCAACGGCGTCATCGACTACGCCGCCGCCGAGGCGCACGGGGTGACCGTGTGCGGTACGGCGAGTGCGTCGACGCCACCGGTGGAACTGACCTGGGCGCTGCTGCTGGGTCTGGCGCGCGGGATCGTCCAGGAGAGCAACGCACTGCGCTCCGGCGGGCCCTGGCAGTCCACGGTGGGCGCCGACCTGCACGGCCGCCGGCTCGGCCTCCTCGGACTCGGCAGGATCGGCAGCCGGGTGGCACGGGTGGGCCTCGCCTTCGGCATGCGCGTCAGCGCCTGGAGCCGGAACCTGACCGGGGAACGCGCCGGGGAGGTGGGCGTGGAGCTCGCCGCCTCCAAGGAGGAGTTGCTGGCCGGCAGCGACTTCGTCTCCGTGCACCTGGCCCTCGGCGACCGCACGCGCGGCCTCGTCGGCGCCCCCGAACTCGCCCTGCTGAAGCCGACCGCCTACCTCGTCAACACCTCCCGCGCGGCGATCGTGGACCAGGACGCCCTGCTGGCGGCGCTCCACGAGGGCCGGATCGCGGGTGCCGGCGTCGACGTCTTCGACGTCGAACCGCTGCCCGCCGACCACCCGATGCGCACCGCGCCCCGCCTCCTGGCCACCCCGCACCTCGGCTACGTCTCCCGGGCCAACTACGCCACCTACTACGGGCAGGCGGTGGAGGACATCCAGGCCTACCTGGCCGGTTCCCCGGTACGACGGCTGCCCTGA